One region of Bacillus pumilus genomic DNA includes:
- a CDS encoding YheC/YheD family protein, protein MNKNRCIIAPHPTSEKTIHLPVRFKQQEAIYSLALGSRLIDEFTVSYHQHPKKILLSEDLYRDLRIPYQSKADVIAIDHTLFLGPLLGIFTAGFEQSTQPLGTRSDFFIKLLRSFKQHAGFAYLFGTHSIDWDKGMVEGLLYQQQTWVKKQMPLPSVIYDRLPSRKAAQSAFIQETKRKLTQDYDIPWFNPHFFNKWDIHEQLLTDEKTCPFLPHSIQLDPVDALNKIETLLHLHQVIYLKPSNGSHGDDIYQLNKKAHGIIVCSNQGRAVPYDSLEDFVTNLRKDHAVQDFMAQQGIALLQIDNQPMDFRVHTNKNKYGHWTVTAAAAKISGNHTVTTHHSHGGSVRTLYDVFPEKKKRFKILEQLSYTAITLSQVIDEKMSGHIGEIGFDLGIDQTGAIWMFEANSRPGREVFQHVSLRNSERLIGKRIMDYASYLSQTTSTTTDHTNVY, encoded by the coding sequence ATGAACAAAAATCGCTGCATCATCGCTCCTCATCCCACAAGTGAAAAAACAATTCATCTTCCCGTCCGTTTTAAACAGCAGGAGGCGATCTATTCTCTTGCTTTAGGTTCCCGTTTAATAGATGAATTCACCGTTTCCTATCATCAACATCCGAAGAAAATTTTATTATCAGAAGATCTATATAGAGATTTACGAATTCCTTATCAATCAAAAGCTGATGTGATCGCCATTGATCATACCCTGTTTTTAGGGCCACTGCTTGGTATTTTCACCGCAGGTTTTGAGCAAAGCACGCAGCCACTCGGAACGAGATCAGACTTTTTTATCAAACTGCTGCGCTCTTTCAAACAACATGCCGGTTTTGCCTATCTTTTTGGTACTCATTCTATTGATTGGGATAAAGGAATGGTAGAAGGATTGTTGTACCAACAGCAAACATGGGTTAAAAAACAGATGCCCCTGCCTTCAGTCATTTACGACCGTCTTCCAAGTAGAAAGGCTGCTCAGTCAGCATTCATTCAAGAAACAAAACGCAAACTCACTCAAGACTATGATATTCCTTGGTTCAACCCTCATTTTTTTAACAAATGGGATATTCATGAACAACTGTTAACAGATGAAAAAACATGTCCTTTTCTTCCACATTCCATACAATTGGACCCGGTGGACGCTCTAAATAAAATAGAAACACTCCTCCATCTACATCAGGTCATTTACTTAAAACCGTCAAACGGCAGTCACGGCGACGATATTTATCAATTAAACAAGAAGGCTCATGGAATCATTGTATGCTCAAATCAAGGAAGAGCTGTTCCATATGACTCATTAGAGGATTTCGTGACCAATCTCCGGAAAGATCACGCAGTTCAAGACTTTATGGCTCAACAAGGCATTGCACTTCTTCAAATAGACAATCAACCAATGGATTTTAGAGTCCATACCAATAAAAATAAGTACGGTCATTGGACAGTCACAGCAGCAGCAGCAAAAATTTCTGGCAATCACACCGTCACGACTCACCATTCACATGGTGGCTCCGTGAGAACACTTTATGATGTTTTTCCAGAAAAGAAGAAGCGTTTCAAAATCTTAGAGCAGCTTTCTTATACGGCCATCACGCTTAGTCAGGTAATTGATGAAAAAATGTCCGGTCATATTGGTGAAATCGGTTTTGATTTAGGTATTGATCAGACAGGAGCTATCTGGATGTTTGAAGCCAATTCTCGCCCTGGCCGCGAGGTTTTCCAGCATGTCTCATTGCGAAACTCAGAAAGGCTGATCGGCAAAAGAATCATGGATTACGCATCTTACCTTTCACAAACGACCTCAACAACTACAGACCATACAAACGTCTACTGA
- a CDS encoding YheC/YheD family protein: protein MTSTLGIVTLSPKYEEAFTRGLAKAAPAYGLKVVRFTPLDLKPASNLIQGQTYTNGHGFVAAEFEIPDLIYDRCLYKHDAQSKKAKPIMDWLKKYPKTDFLNTGISNKMMLFEQLRLLPALQPYLPVCSLLKKTSDLLSMLSKDGYCKMQPLSQHHAASTYFIFLKDNTFTVQLSPEQVITFSRPSDIERWCKKYVGRYFLQFFQTSDEKDFLFNEIRIFLMKDSQNQWNRIGIHTKSPTENSHLSITQKSAAMIGFHHYLNTLQPHIKELLLDDIASIQASLPAYIDKTLSHCFEFAVDLLHTSEGRLFISNIRSKPGRSAFLKAYPDKENYLIRTILAHAQSMKSQPKEVSYEQKSLHHRSSSHK from the coding sequence ATGACATCAACATTAGGTATTGTGACCCTTTCACCGAAGTATGAAGAGGCATTCACACGTGGGCTAGCCAAAGCTGCCCCTGCTTATGGTTTAAAGGTTGTCCGTTTTACACCACTTGATTTAAAGCCGGCTTCAAATTTGATACAAGGTCAAACATATACGAATGGTCATGGATTCGTCGCAGCAGAATTTGAGATTCCTGACTTGATTTACGATCGATGCCTTTACAAGCATGACGCACAATCTAAAAAAGCAAAACCAATCATGGATTGGCTGAAAAAGTATCCGAAAACAGATTTTTTGAATACAGGTATTTCAAATAAAATGATGCTATTCGAGCAGCTCCGCCTTCTCCCTGCTTTACAGCCATATTTACCTGTCTGCTCATTATTAAAAAAGACATCAGACCTTCTCAGCATGTTAAGTAAAGACGGTTATTGTAAAATGCAGCCGCTCTCTCAACACCATGCAGCATCTACTTACTTCATTTTCTTAAAAGACAACACTTTCACTGTTCAGCTAAGTCCCGAGCAAGTCATCACATTTTCGCGTCCATCAGATATAGAGCGCTGGTGTAAAAAATATGTAGGCCGATATTTCCTTCAATTTTTTCAAACGAGTGATGAAAAAGACTTTTTATTCAATGAAATAAGGATTTTCCTGATGAAAGATTCACAAAACCAGTGGAATCGCATAGGAATTCACACAAAATCACCTACAGAAAATAGTCATTTAAGCATTACACAAAAATCAGCAGCCATGATAGGCTTTCATCACTATCTAAACACCTTGCAGCCGCACATCAAAGAACTTCTTTTAGATGATATTGCATCCATTCAAGCATCTCTGCCAGCATATATAGATAAAACCCTTTCCCATTGCTTTGAATTCGCTGTAGACTTACTCCATACAAGTGAAGGCAGGCTTTTCATATCAAATATAAGATCAAAACCAGGGCGATCCGCTTTTTTAAAAGCTTATCCTGACAAGGAAAATTATTTGATTCGTACCATTCTTGCACATGCCCAATCAATGAAGTCTCAACCGAAGGAGGTATCTTATGAACAAAAATCGCTGCATCATCGCTCCTCATCCCACAAGTGA
- a CDS encoding DUF445 domain-containing protein yields MNIFTTFIFMIVIGAVIGAATNHLAIKMLFRPYKPYYLFGKQLPFTPGLIPKRRDEVAKQVGVMVMEHLLTPEGIQKRFESSEAKQEILHTVHRYIDKGAEMEITVLSLLESFGVSQADVKADEWIHEWSDHKLNSLLENYNEQTLSELLPLDVENKISSKIPDAADYILKRGIHYFESEEGKSRLGNMIDDFLKERGMLGSMVQMFLGNSSLIDRVHPEIIKFLRNAETKRFLSDLLVQEWDKVKQFSLHELDERWNVKELMFSVKNQLLSQFSTKLILDKPVGAYVSAVADDLKTHVAPVLIQKGISAASNVLEDLLAKLQFEDIIREQIELFPLEKMEELVVSISNKELKMITFLGGLLGGLIGAIQAIFVTLF; encoded by the coding sequence TTGAATATATTCACAACGTTTATCTTTATGATTGTGATAGGCGCAGTCATTGGAGCAGCAACAAACCATCTTGCGATTAAAATGCTTTTTCGCCCTTATAAGCCGTATTACTTATTCGGGAAACAGCTTCCTTTTACACCAGGGCTCATTCCGAAAAGAAGAGACGAAGTAGCCAAGCAGGTTGGTGTCATGGTGATGGAGCATTTGCTCACGCCAGAAGGTATTCAAAAGCGATTTGAATCATCGGAGGCAAAGCAAGAAATCTTACATACAGTCCATCGATATATTGACAAAGGCGCTGAAATGGAGATAACAGTGCTATCTTTGCTTGAAAGCTTCGGCGTATCACAGGCTGACGTCAAAGCAGATGAATGGATCCATGAGTGGTCTGATCATAAGCTCAATTCACTACTTGAAAATTATAATGAGCAAACTTTATCTGAATTGCTTCCGCTAGATGTGGAAAACAAAATATCTTCAAAAATTCCAGATGCAGCAGATTATATTTTAAAGAGAGGGATTCATTATTTTGAAAGTGAGGAAGGAAAATCAAGACTCGGTAATATGATTGATGATTTCTTAAAAGAAAGAGGAATGCTCGGCAGTATGGTCCAAATGTTTCTAGGAAATTCAAGCTTAATTGATCGGGTACATCCTGAAATCATCAAATTTTTAAGAAACGCAGAGACAAAAAGGTTTTTATCAGATTTGCTTGTTCAAGAATGGGACAAGGTGAAGCAGTTCTCTCTACATGAGCTTGATGAAAGATGGAATGTGAAGGAACTTATGTTTAGCGTGAAAAACCAATTGCTTTCTCAGTTCTCAACAAAGCTGATATTAGACAAACCAGTTGGTGCATATGTCAGTGCTGTAGCGGATGATCTTAAAACACACGTTGCACCAGTACTGATTCAAAAGGGGATCAGTGCGGCATCAAATGTTTTAGAGGATCTGCTTGCAAAGCTGCAATTTGAAGACATCATTCGTGAACAAATTGAACTTTTCCCGCTAGAAAAAATGGAAGAGCTTGTCGTCAGTATTTCCAATAAGGAGCTCAAGATGATTACATTCTTAGGCGGTCTTTTAGGCGGATTGATCGGTGCAATCCAAGCAATCTTTGTCACGCTATTTTAA
- a CDS encoding YlbF family regulator, whose amino-acid sequence MSVNVYDVAYDLEKALRHSEEYSTLKNLYDEVNADESSKRMFDNFRDIQVNLQQKQMTGQEITQEEVEQAQKTVALVQQHDKISQLMEAEQRVSVLIGELNKVIMKPLEELYGNPEEN is encoded by the coding sequence ATGTCTGTAAATGTTTATGATGTTGCATATGACCTTGAAAAAGCACTGCGTCATAGCGAAGAATATTCAACTTTAAAAAATCTTTATGATGAGGTAAACGCGGATGAATCCTCTAAAAGAATGTTCGATAACTTCCGTGACATTCAAGTAAACCTTCAACAAAAACAAATGACTGGTCAAGAGATCACACAAGAAGAAGTGGAGCAAGCTCAAAAAACAGTGGCACTTGTTCAACAGCACGATAAAATCTCGCAGTTGATGGAAGCAGAACAACGTGTGAGTGTTCTCATCGGAGAATTAAATAAAGTGATCATGAAGCCTCTTGAAGAGCTTTATGGGAATCCAGAAGAAAATTAA